Proteins encoded within one genomic window of Haematobia irritans isolate KBUSLIRL chromosome 5, ASM5000362v1, whole genome shotgun sequence:
- the LOC142239839 gene encoding uncharacterized protein LOC142239839 encodes MPNSEEITQPSPSLEELKQRRASSKSSITRIKNVVEGKNTLSHTELECRLGIIESYYKQASYYQNQIERLSPLDDGRADIDELYITIKTKLLDLIGSGRRHSIAEQSFSVPQHSSSRLPSLKLPKFDGKYLEYKNFINTFNNLVHKDPNFPVTEKFNHLLSCLSGEALSTIKAFQVTDENYQSALDRLKERYDNDTLIFLENVTSMFKISKSSKPAPKQLRNIVDTISALYSSLKSLGSYEQICDAFIIHLAMSKVDPETKQKWDEFIEYTKLPSWTDCCSMLDRRCQQLDAQCRRTSKQQNPSTSSNYSHNNQPSKQHSLLAKNMAQEIICNHCSKSGHFITTCQRFIVVTPNQRMEQAKQQKLCLNCLAKGPMYMQCPSRYSCRFCKQKHHSLLHKQEEQEETPTTSSASTHGTFRQNSDSQTSNVILATALVLIRDSEGNFRMGRALLDSCSQVNFITESFSNSLNLRKSKNTIDILGIGASGVKVSYRTQSTVRSRLNNFELSLDSLISPKITGYHLDENLSITDFNLPNNIELADPEFHRRRGIDMLLGAESFFSLLSVGQIRLGENLPTLQKTLLGWIVSGKYTSNHLNRPSKTSYVVSEDISKINNNVEML; translated from the coding sequence TTATCAGAACCAAATTGAAAGGCTGTCTCCTCTAGACGATGGTAGGGCTGATATAGACGAACTTTACATCACTATTAAGACTAAACTTTTAGATCTCATTGGTAGTGGCAGGCGACATAGTATTGCTGAACAATCTTTTTCTGTCCCTCAACACTCATCAAGTCGTCTTCCTAGCTTGAAACTTCCTAAGTTTGATGGAAAGTATTtagaatacaaaaatttcataaatactttCAACAATTTAGTCCATAAAGACCCAAATTTTCCAGTGACGGAAAAATTCAACCACTTGCTTTCGTGCCTCAGTGGTGAGGCCTTATCAACAATTAAAGCGTTTCAAGTCACAGATGAAAATTATCAAAGTGCCCTTGATAGACTCAAAGAGAGGTACGATAATGACACACTGATCTTTTTGGAAAATGTGACATcaatgtttaaaatttctaaatcaaGTAAACCTGCCCCAAAGCAATTAAGAAATATTGTAGACACTATATCAGCCCTTTATAGTTCTTTAAAATCACTTGGCTCATATGAACAAATTTGTGATGCATTCATAATTCATTTGGCGATGAGCAAGGTTGACCCGGAAACGAAACAGAAATGGGATGAGTTTATTGAGTACACAAAATTACCTTCGTGGACTGATTGCTGCTCTATGTTGGACAGACGTTGTCAACAACTAGATGCACAGTGCCGAAGAACATCCAAACAACAGAATCCATCTACCTCAtcaaattattcacataataatCAACCTTCAAAGCAGCACTCATTGCTGGCGAAAAATATGGCTCAAGAAATAATTTGCAATCATTGCTCAAAATCTGGTCATTTTATAACAACTTGTCAACGATTCATTGTTGTGACTCCAAATCAACGAATGGAGCAAGCAAAGCAACAGAAACTTTGTCTCAACTGTCTGGCAAAGGGACCCATGTATATGCAGTGTCCATCTCGATATTCATGCagattttgtaaacaaaaacatcACTCGCTTTTACATAAGCAAGAGGAGCAAGAAGAAACTCCGACTACGTCATCTGCCTCAACTCACggtacatttcgacaaaattctgaCTCACAAACAAGTAATGTTATTTTAGCGACTGCTTTGGTTTTAATTCGAGATTCTGAGGGGAATTTTAGAATGGGGAGAGCACTTCTGGATTCTTGCTCTCAAGTTAATTTCATAACGGAATCTTTCTCAAATTCACTCAATTTACGGAAATCgaaaaatactatagatattttgggaaTTGGTGCTTCTGGTGTAAAAGTGTCATACAGAACGCAAAGTACTGTCCGATCTCGATTAAATAATTTCGAATTGTCCCTCGATTCCTTAATTTCCCCAAAGATAACTGGCTATCATCTTGATGAGAATTTATCGATAACGGATTTCAATCTACCCAACAACATTGAATTAGCTGACCCTGAATTCCATCGTAGGCGTGGTATCGATATGTTACTTGGTGCCGagtcatttttctcacttctttCTGTGGGACAAATTCGTCTTGGGGAAAATCTACCGACTTTACAGAAGACACTTTTAGGGTGGATTGTTTCCGGAAAATATACAAGTAATCATTTGAATCGACCCTCAAAAACAAGTTATGTTGTCTCAGAAGATATAtcaaaaatcaataataatgtCGAAATGTTATAG